TGAGAAAATATAACATTGATCAGATGATTCTAAAAGAATTGTCTGATTTAGAATCTAGAACAATTTTATTTTCTATTGTAAACCAATCAAAACTACCTTCTCAAATTTCTTTTGAAAATAAAATCCCCTCAAGTACTGTTTACAAAAAATTATCGACATTGGAATCTCTTGGGTTGATACGTGTGGAGAAAATCGAATTAATCAATCGTCAAAAGAGTAAATTCTATAGAA
The DNA window shown above is from Nitrosarchaeum sp. and carries:
- a CDS encoding ArsR family transcriptional regulator — translated: MPKVTPLGLRKYNIDQMILKELSDLESRTILFSIVNQSKLPSQISFENKIPSSTVYKKLSTLESLGLIRVEKIELINRQKSKFYRSNIREAEICIKKFEPIIHLIQNNVITKT